The Cetobacterium somerae sequence GTGGAAGGTTTAAAAACTCGGCAATTTGTGGCCCAACTTGTGCAGTATCTCCATCAATAGCTTGTCTTCCTGCAATAATAAGATCGTAATCTAACTCTTTTAAAGCTGCTGATATTGCATGAGATGTAGCTAATGTATCAGCTCCAGCAAATTTTCTATCAGTTAAAAGTATCGCTCTATCTACTCCCATAGCAATAGCTTCTCTTAAAGCTGAATCAGCTTGAGGAGGTCCCATTGTTATAGCAGTAACGTGAGCTCCAAATTTATCTTTTAATCTTAATGCTTCTTCTAATCCACCTTTATCATCTGGATTTATGATACTAGGTACTCCATCTCTAATAAGAGTTCCTTTAACAGGATCTAATCTAATCTCTGTAGTATCAGGTACTTGTTTTATACATACAACTATTTTCATTCTGTTTAATCCTCCTAATTTACTTTAGTAATGATCCTGCGATAACCATTCTTTGAACTTCTGAAGTTCCCTCATAAATCTCAGTAATTTTAGCATCTCTCATCATTCTCTCAACAGGATACTCTCTTGTATATCCATATCCTCCATGAAGTTGAACAGCTTTTGTTGTTACATCCATAGCTGTTTCAGCAGCAAATAGTTTTGCTGTAGCAGCATCAACTGAGTAGTTTTCTTTTCTAGATTTTTTCCAAGCAGCTTTGTAAACTAGGTGTTTTGAAGCTTCCACTTTTGCATACATATCAGCAATTTGGAACTGTGTATTTTGGAATTGAGAAAGAGCTCTTCCAAATTGTTTTCTCTCTTTTACATATTTAATAGTTTCATCTAAAGCTCCACCAGCAATTCCAAGAGCTTGAGCAGCAATTCCAATTCTTCCTCCATCAAGAGTCATCATTGCAATTTTAAATCCTTTTCCAATAGCTCCAACTAAGTTTTCCTTTGGAATTCTACAATCTTCAAAGATTAACTCACAAGTAGCTGAACCTTTAATTCCAAGCTTTTTCTCTTTTTTACCTACAGAGAATCCAGGAGTATCAGCTTCAACTATGAAAGTAGAGATACCTTTTAAACCAGCTGATTTATCAGTCATGGCAAATATAATATAAACGTGAGCATATCCAGCATTTGTTATGAATATTTTAGAACCGTTTAATACCCACTCATTAGTTTTTTCATCAAACCAAGCAGTAGTTTGTTGTCCAGCAGCGTCAGTACCAGCGTTTGGTTCAGTTAAACCAAAAGCACCAATCCATTCACCAGAAGCCATTTTAGGAAGATACTTTTGCTTTTGCTCCTCAGTTCCAAACTCTAAAATAGGAGCAACTCCTAAAGATGTATGAGCAGAAAGGATAACTCCAGTAGTACCACAAACTTTTGAAAGCTCTTCAACAGCCATAGTATACATAATTTGGTCTCCACCAGCACCACCGTATTGAGTAGGAATAACAATTCCCATAAGACCAGTTTTACTCATTTTTTCAACAGTTTCAACAGGGAATCTCTCTTCCTCATCAATTTCAGCAGCAAGAGGTTTAACTTCATTTTCAGCAAAAGCTGTAATCATTTGCTTAAAAAGTTCTTGCGATTTAGTTAATGTAAAATCCATTTATTTCCTCCTAATATATTTTATTGAACATTTTTTACTATTATTGCAGTCCCCATTCCTCCACCGATACAAAGACTTGCTAAACCATATTCAGATTTTCTTTTTTTCATTTCATGTACAAGGGTAGTTAGTATTCTAGCTCCACTAGCACCAACAGGGTGTCCTAAAGCAATTGCACCACCGTTAACATTAGTTTTATCGTTAAACCAAGCAGGGTCTATTGAATACATTTCACAAAGCTCTTTCATAACTCCAAGAGATTGAACTGCAAAAGCTTCATTAAGTTCTAAGATATCCATATCTTCTAATTTCATTCCAGTTTTATCTAAAACATTTTTTATAGCTGGAACAGGTCCAAGCCCCATAACTAAAGGATCAACTCCTCCTTGTCCAACTCCAACAATCTCAACTAAAGGAGTTAAGTTATATTTTTTAACAGCTGATTCAGAAGCTATAAGTAAAATCGCAGCTCCATCATTTATACCAGAAGCGTTTCCAGCTGTAACAGAACCATCTTTTTTGAATGCAGGTCTAAGTTGAGAAAGCTTTTCTAAAGATGTTTTTCTATTTGGATATTCATCTGTATCAACAACTATTGTTTCTTTTCTATCCTTTACTTCAATAGGAACAATCTCATCTTTGAAACGTCCACTATCAATTGCAGTAATTGCCTTTTGTTGAGACTCTATAGAAAAATGATCTTGCTCTTCTCTAGAGATATTATGCTTTTCAGCTATATTTTCAGCAGTTATTCCCATGTGAATTCCATGGAAAGCATCTGTTAAAGCATCTAAAATCATATGATCTTTAGCTAAAGAATCTCCCATTTTAATTCCTGTTCTGATGTTGTGATTAAGTAGATGTGGAGCTTGTGACATAGATTCAGTTCCACCTGCTAAAATAAGAGAAGCTTCACCAGATTTTATAATTTGATATGCTGACATAACAGCTTTCATTCCACTTCCGCAGATAATATTTAAAGAGTAAGCTGGAACTGAGTAAGGAACTCCTCCTCTAATAGCTGATTGTCTTCCAACTCCTTGAGCATGTCCAGCAGATAAAACATTTCCAATAATAACTTCATCTAAGTTATTAGGATCAACTTTAGTTTCTTCAAGAATATTTTTTATAACTTCTCCAGCTAAATGGCTTGGAGATATTTTGTTTAAAGAACCTAAAAAAGATCCAATGGGAGTTCTTTTTGCAGCTACAATATAGATTTTTTCCATTTATTTAAAAACCTCCTAGTAAATTTATACTTCCATAACTTTTAAATCTTCATCAATAATTAAAGTAGCTTCAGTAGAGTTTTTAATATCCTCAATAGATGAGTATGGACTAAGTTCTTTTAAAATAATACCTTTATCAGTAACTTCCATAACACCTTTTTCTGTAATAATCATATTAACTTCACTAGCGGCTGTAAGAGGTAACGTACAGTTTTTTAAGATTTTTGGAGCTCCTTTAGCTGTATGTTCCATAGCAATAATAACTTTTTTAGCTCCCACAACTAAATCCATAGCTCCTCCCATTCCAGGAACCATTTTCCCAGGAACCATCCAGTTTGCTAGGTTTCCTTTTTCATCAACTTGTAAAGCTCCTAAAACAGTGGCATCTACATGCCCACCACGAATGATTCCAAATGATGTGAAGCTATCAAAGAAACATCCCCCAGGAGCAATAGTAACTAATGATCCTCCTGCATTAGATATTCTACAATCCTTTTCAGCTTCACAAGGAGTAGGCCCCATACCAATTAAACCATTTTCAGATTGTAGTGCAACATATATAGAATCGGGGATATAGTTAGCAACTTCTGTAGGTAATCCAATTCCTAAATTAACTACGTCTCCATCTTTAAATTCTTTAGCAACTCTTCTAGCTATAATCTCTCTAACTCTTTCTTTTGTAAGTTCCATTTATCTTCCTCCCTTAACGATATAGTCCACAAATATTCCTGGAATAACCACTTCGTTAGGATCTAAGCATCCATCAATAATTTCTTCAGCTTCAACAATTACTGTATCAGCAGCAGTAGCCATTATAGTATTAAAGTTTCTAGTTGAACCGTGAAATGATACGTTTCCAAAAGAATCAACTTTTGTTCCGTAAATAAGTGCTACATCAGCTCTTAATGGTTTTTCAAGAAGATATTTCTTTCCATCTACTTCAATAACCTCTTTTCCCTCTTGAACAACAGTTCCAATTCCAGTTGGAGTTAAAATCCCACCAAGTCCAGCTCCAGCAGCTCGAATTCTTTCAGCAAGAGTTCCTTGAGGAACTAGCACAACTTCCATTTCACCACTATGCATCTGTTTACCAGTTTCAGGATTAGTACCAATGTGAGATACAATAGCTTTTTTAATTCTTTTGTTAACAACAAGCTTTCCTCTTTCAAAATCTGGAAAACTTGTATCATTGGCAATAAGAGTTAAGTCCTTAGTACCATTTTCCAATAATTTTTCGATAACCTCCTTAGGAGAGCCACACTTTAAAAAACCTCCAGTCATAAGAGATGAACCGTCTTTAATAAGTGATGCTGCAAAATCAACAGAGACCAATTTTTTCATAACTTCACTCCTTTGTTTAAGTTAGCAAGTACATACTTGCCTATTTTCAGTATGAATATATACCTCATATAGAAAGTAAAAGTCAATAGTGAAATAAAAAATATTTTTTTTCGAACATAAAAAAGGTGTTACAAACATATAATTAGAGAGAGTTTTTTAAAATAAAAAAATATTTTTATTTTTCCAAAAAATATTTGACAAAAGAGTCAAAAGTAAGGTATATATTGGGATAACATTTAAAAATATGGGCAGAACTGGAGGAATGATGAAAACACGGGATAAAATTTTAGATTGTGCACAAAGACTCTTTTCAGAAGAGGGATTTGATAAAGTTTCAACAAAACGTATTGCCAAGGAAGCAGAGTGTAATGAAGTTACTATTTTTAGATTGTTTGGAACTAAAAATAGAGTTTTAGAGGAGATAATAAATAAATTTGTAGAGGAGAGTAAAATTATTCGTTCTTTACACGAAAGTTTAACGGGAGAGCTAGAACAAGATATAGCTAAAAGTATATTACTTTATCAAAATTTCTTACATCAACATGAGATAATTTTTAGACTTCAACTAAAATTGTCAGATAGTGAGAATCAAAAATTTCTTAGAACAATTGATTTTAAAAACTACTTAGTAGATCATTTTATTGGAGTTTTTCACGAACATAAAATTCATTATTCTCCTGAAATTTTTGTAAATGATATGTTAAGTAGTGTAATGGGTAGTTTTCTTTTAAAAATTTTAACGCAGGGAAAATTCACAGGAGAAAGGGATGGGCATTTTTTAAGTGAAAAAATTAAATTTTATCAAAATTCAATTAATCAATATAAAAAAACTGAGTAAAGAAAAGTAAAAAAGAGAAAACCCTAAAAGCAGGTTTTCTCTTTTTTTATTAGTATTTATAGAATCCTTCACCAGATTTTCTTCCAAGTTTTCCAGCTCTAACCATTTTCTTTAAAAGTGAGTGAGCTCTATACTTAGGGTCTCCAAACTCTGTAGCTAAAACATCCATAATTGCTAAAACAACATCAAGTCCAACTAAATCTCCTAAAGCTAGTGGTCCAATTGGGTGATTTGCACCGTATTTCATAGCGTTATCAATATCTTCAGCAGTAGCAACACCATCAGCTAAAATTCCAATAGCTTCGTTAATCATAGGAATTAAAACTCTATTTACAACAAATCCAGGAGCTTCTTCACATAAAACAGGTTCTTTTCCAAGTTCTTTAGAAAGTTTTAAAATAGTTTCATAAACTTCTTGACTTGTAGTATAGCCTTTAATAATTTCAATAAGCTTCATAACAGGAGCAGGATTGAAGAAGTGCATTCCTATAACTCTTTCAGGATGCTTTGTAGCACACGCAATCTCAGTTATAGAAAGCGAAGATGTATTAGTTGCAAATATAGCTTTCTCAGAACAGATTTCATCTAATTTAGAAAATAATTCTTTTTTAATATTCATTCTTTCAGATACAGCTTCAATAACTAAATCAGCATCTTTTGCATCAGCAATATTTGAAGTTGTATGGATCTTTGCTAAAATCTCATTTTTTCTATCCTCTGTAATTTTCTCTTTTTCAACTAACTTACTTAAACTTTTTACAAAACCTTTTTTTGCTTTTTCAAGAGCTTCAGCACAAATGTCTGTCATTAAAACCTCATGACCACCCGTTGCAAAAACTTGAGCAATACCACTTGCCATAACTCCAGCACCTACAATAAATACTTTCATTGTTCCTCCTTATAACTTTTGTATAGTTTATTTGTTAATAAAGTTTGCTTTTCTTTTTTCTAAAAATGCAGACATACCCTCTTTTTGATCCTCTGTTGAGAAACAAAGTCCAAATAAGCTGCTTTCAATGAACATTGACGTAGTTTCATCCACTTGAATTCCTTTATTTATAGCTTCTTTTGAATACTGAACTGCCAATTTAGCATTAGAACTAATTTTATTTGCCATATTTAGTGCATATTCCATAAGTTTATCATGCTCAATAACTTGATTAACTAAACCGATAGATTTAGCTTCTTGAGCATCAATAATATTACCTGTATATATAAGCTCTTTAGCTTTAGCTAGACCAACTAATCGAGGAAGTCTTTGAGTTCCACCTGAACCTGGAGTAATACCAAGTGTAACCTCAGGTTGCCCAAGTTTTGCTTTATCAGAAGCAATTCTAATATCACAAGACATAGCAAGTTCGCATCCACCACCAAGAGCAAATCCATTAATAACAGCAATAACAACTTTATTGATATTTTCCACTGCATTAAAAGCATTTGTACCTAAAATACCGAATTCTTTAGCCTCTTTTGTACTTAAATCTTTCATAAAAGAGATGTCAGCTCCTGCCACAAAAGAACGCCCCTCACCTGTTAGTAAAATAACATCAATCTCATCATTTTTTTCTAACTGAGAAAAGCACTGGTGAATCTCTTTGTAAGTTTCTTCGTTTAAAGCATTTAAAGATTCAGGTCTGTTAATTTTAACTATACAGATTTTTCCATGAATTTCAGTTAAAAGATTTTTAAATACCATTTTTTCCTCCTTGTTACACAAATTGTAGTTAAAAAATACTTAACGAGACCCTTATTACCTCATAAAAGTTAAATTTGTCAAATTTTTTTATTTTAAAAAAATTTTTTAATGACCAGAAGTGTCTGCAATAGGAAGTTTTAGTACTAAAACAAAACTTAGTAAAAGAAAAAAGTTTTAAATTACTATTGACTTAGAAAAAAACGTGAGGTATATATAGCTACTGACAAAACTAAAGTAAGCACTCACTTACATCCTACTTGAAAAATTTATGAGAAATTAAACATTCTAGGAGGAAAATATGGGAACGGTAACGGCGATAATAAAGCTTAGTCCAGTTTTAGTTTTGGCAGGACTAATGATGAGTGGGTATGATGCATTATTAGCAGCACCTTTAGCAACAGTATATGCAGCACTTGTAGCATCACTTGTGGCAAAGAAAAAAATAAGTGATATTATAGATGCTTGTATAAAAAATGCAAGAGAGATGCAAATAGCCTTTTTTATCCTAATGATGGCATATGCAATGGCAGAAGCTTTTATGTCAACAGGAGTTGGAGCTTCTATAATTAACATAGCTTTAGGGTTTGGATTAACAGCTAGAACTGTTGCAGTAGTTGGAGTTATAGTAACATCGATTCTATCAATTGCTACAGGAACAAGTTGGGGAACGTTTGCAGCATGTGCACCAATATTCTTATGGCTAAACCATATAGTTCAAGGAAATATGTTCTTAACTTTAGCAGCAATAGCTGGCGGAGCATGTTTTGGAGATAACATTGGTCTTATATCAGATACAACAATAGTAAGTTCTGGAATTCAAAGAGTTGAAGTTGTAAAAAGAATAAGACATCAAGGGGTTTGGTCAGGTTTAGTACTTGTGTGTGCAGTAATAACTTTCTATGTAGTGAGTGTTGCTATGGGATTACCAACAGAGGTTGGAAGTCCAGTTGAGGCTATAAATCAAATACCTGAATCAGCATGGGCCGCTCTAGCAGAAAAAAGAGAGAGTGCAGTAGCATTGCTTAATCAAGTTAAAAGTGGAGTACCTTATTATATGGTTATTCCTCTAATTCTAGTTTTAGTTTCAGCATTTAAAGGAGTAAATACACTATTATGTTTATTCCTTGGAATTTTTGCATCTTTTGTATGTGGAACTTTTGCTGGAACTGTTGAAAGTCCATCAGCGTTTTTAGATCTAATCTACACAGGATTTGAAGGAGCAGGATCTTGGGTTATCGTAATGATGATGTGGGTTGCAGCATTTGGTGGAATAATGAAAATTATGGATGCCTTCAGACCGGTATCGATTCTTATTAAAAGGATTTCTGGAAATGTTAGACAACTTATGTTTTACAATGGTGTTTTATCAGTATTAGGAAACGCTGCTTTAGCAGATGAAATGGCACAAATTGTGACTATAGGACCAATTATAAAAGAACTTGTTGAAAAAAATGTAAAAGGAAGTCCACAAGATATTGAGACTTTAAGACTTAGAAACGCAACATTTAGTGATGCATTAGGAGTTTTTGGATCTCAACTAATTCCATGGCACGTTTACATAGGGTTCTACTTAGGAATTGCAAATGCAGTGTATCCTTTAGCATCATTTACAGCAATGAGTATTATAAAGTTTAACTTTATGGCTTACATAGCTGTTGGAAGTATTTTAATACTTACTTTAACAGGGCTTGATAGATTTATTCCAAGATTTGCGTTACCATCAGAGCCAAATGTGCAGTTAGCAGGAGAAAACGAAGAGGTAGAAGTAGCAGCAGAAACAGAAGAGTTAGCATAATAAAAAACATGTGAAGGAGAGATAGGAGTTATGACAAAATCAATGATAAGATTAAGAATGAGTTCAGCAGATGCTCATTATGGTGGAAATTTAGTAGACGGAGCAAGAATTTTACAGTTATTTGGAGACGTAGCAACAGAGCTACTTATAAAGCATGATGGGGATGAAGGTTTATTCAAGGCTTATAGTGAGGTAGAGTTCATGGCTCCTGTATATGCTGGAGATTATTTAGAGGTTGTAGGAGAGATTACAAAAGTTGGGAATACTTCAAGAGCTATGAGTTTTGAAGCTAGAAAAGTAATTATTCCAAGAGCTGATATTTGTGATTCAGCAGCAGATTTTTTAGAAGAACCTATTGTAGTGTGTAAAGCAGTTGGTACTTGTGTTGTTCCAAAAGCTGTTCAGAGAAAGGGGTAGACTATGGAAAAGTTGATAATAACAGCAGCAATTTGTGGTGCTGAAGTAACAAAAGAACACAATCCAGCTGTACCGTATACAGTAGAAGAGATTGCTAGAGAAGCTTACAGTGCATATAAAGCGGGAGCGAGTGTTATCCATCTTCATGTTAGAGAGGACGATGGAACTCCAACTCAAAGAAAAGAAAGATATGATGAGTGCATAAAAGCTATAAAAGAGAGATGTCCAGATGTAATAGTTCAACCTTCTACAGGGGGGTCAGTGGGGATGACCTCAGCTGAAAGATTGGAGCCAGTTGATTTAAAACCAGAGATGGCAACATTAGATTGTGGAACATTAAACTTTGGTGGCGACGAAATTTTTGTGAACACTGAGAATATGATTAAAGAGTTTGGAAAAAAGATGATAGATTTGGGTGTTAAGCCAGAGGTTGAAGTTTTTGATAAATCAATGATAGACATGGCAATTAGATTGTGCAAAAAAGGATTTATTAAAGAGCCGATTCACTTTAGTTTTGTAATGGGAGTAAATGGTGGAATTTCTGGAGATTTAAGAGATTTCATATTTTTAAAAGAGAGCATACCTTGTGGATCTACATATTCAGTTGCTGGAATTGGAAGATTTGAATTCACTCTTGCGGCGGCTTCTATAATATCAGGAGGTCACGTAAGAGTTGGATTTGAAGACAATGTATATATTGAAAAAGGTGTATTAGCAAAAAGTAATGGTGAATTAGTTGAAAAAGTTGTAAGACTTGCAAAGGAGTTTGGAAGAGAGATTGCAAATCCAACTGAGGCAAGAAAAATATTAGGTTTAAATTAAGGAGGATATTATGAAAAAGGGATGCAAATTTGGAACACACAGAGTAATAGAGCCTGTTGGATCATTACCACAAGGAGCATTAAAAATATCTAATGATATGGAGATTATGTCAAATGAAGTATTAATTAATGTACAAACTCTAAATATTGATTCAGCTAGTTTTACACAAATTAAAGAAGCATGTAATAAAGATGAGAAAAAAATGGCAGAGATGATTGAAAGTATCGTAGCAGAGAGAGGAAAAATGCAAAATCCTGTTACAGGGTCAGGAGGAATGTTAATTGGAACTATTGAAAAAATAGGACCAGATTTCCCGGATAAAAACTTAAAGGTTGGAGATAAAATAGCAACTTTAGTTTCTCTTTCGTTAACGCCTTTAAAAATAGAGAAGATTAAAAAGATTAATATTTCAAATGATCAAGTAGACGTAGATGCAAAAGCAATTTTATTTGAAAGTGGAATATATGCTGTTTTACCAAATGATGTTCCTGAAAAATTAGCACTTGCAGCACTAGATGTAGCTGGAGCACCTGCTCAAGTTGAAAAGTTAGTTAAAGAGGGAGATACAGTTTGTATAATTGGTGGAGGAGGAAAATCAGGAATCCTTTGCTGTTATCAAGCTATGAAAAATGTAGGGAAAACTGGAAAAGTTATAGTATTTGAATATTCAGAAGCAAATGCTCAAAGAATTAGAGACTTAGGACTTGCTCATGCTGTATTAGTAGGAGACGCAACAAAGCCAGTAGAAATCTATAATAAAATAAATGAAATCACAAATGGGGAGTTATGTGATGTTGTAATAAATAACGTAAATGTTCCTGGAACAGAGATGTCATCAATATTAATAACAAAAGATGATGGAGTAGTTTACTTCTTCTCAATGGCCACATCATTTACAAAAGCTGCTTTAGGAGCAGAGGGTGTAGGTAAAGATGTAACTATGATAGTTGGAAATGGATATACAAAAGGACATGCTAATTTAACTTTAGAAATTATAAGAGAATCAAAATCAATTAGAGAGTTGTTTGAAAAGCTATACGTTTAATTAAAAAATTTATTAAAA is a genomic window containing:
- a CDS encoding TetR/AcrR family transcriptional regulator, which encodes MKTRDKILDCAQRLFSEEGFDKVSTKRIAKEAECNEVTIFRLFGTKNRVLEEIINKFVEESKIIRSLHESLTGELEQDIAKSILLYQNFLHQHEIIFRLQLKLSDSENQKFLRTIDFKNYLVDHFIGVFHEHKIHYSPEIFVNDMLSSVMGSFLLKILTQGKFTGERDGHFLSEKIKFYQNSINQYKKTE
- a CDS encoding 3-hydroxybutyryl-CoA dehydrogenase is translated as MKVFIVGAGVMASGIAQVFATGGHEVLMTDICAEALEKAKKGFVKSLSKLVEKEKITEDRKNEILAKIHTTSNIADAKDADLVIEAVSERMNIKKELFSKLDEICSEKAIFATNTSSLSITEIACATKHPERVIGMHFFNPAPVMKLIEIIKGYTTSQEVYETILKLSKELGKEPVLCEEAPGFVVNRVLIPMINEAIGILADGVATAEDIDNAMKYGANHPIGPLALGDLVGLDVVLAIMDVLATEFGDPKYRAHSLLKKMVRAGKLGRKSGEGFYKY
- a CDS encoding electron transfer flavoprotein subunit beta/FixA family protein, with translation MKIVVCIKQVPDTTEIRLDPVKGTLIRDGVPSIINPDDKGGLEEALRLKDKFGAHVTAITMGPPQADSALREAIAMGVDRAILLTDRKFAGADTLATSHAISAALKELDYDLIIAGRQAIDGDTAQVGPQIAEFLNLPQITYVNDIKFDGKDTFEVKRATEEGYMLLQVQKPCLMTILAEANKPRYMNVKNIVEAFNKEVEVWGVDRLSDIDEEKLGLKGSPTKVKKSFTKGVKAVGQLYEVDPQEAAKIIVEKLKEKFII
- a CDS encoding CoA transferase subunit A → MKKLVSVDFAASLIKDGSSLMTGGFLKCGSPKEVIEKLLENGTKDLTLIANDTSFPDFERGKLVVNKRIKKAIVSHIGTNPETGKQMHSGEMEVVLVPQGTLAERIRAAGAGLGGILTPTGIGTVVQEGKEVIEVDGKKYLLEKPLRADVALIYGTKVDSFGNVSFHGSTRNFNTIMATAADTVIVEAEEIIDGCLDPNEVVIPGIFVDYIVKGGR
- a CDS encoding 3-oxoacid CoA-transferase subunit B; its protein translation is MELTKERVREIIARRVAKEFKDGDVVNLGIGLPTEVANYIPDSIYVALQSENGLIGMGPTPCEAEKDCRISNAGGSLVTIAPGGCFFDSFTSFGIIRGGHVDATVLGALQVDEKGNLANWMVPGKMVPGMGGAMDLVVGAKKVIIAMEHTAKGAPKILKNCTLPLTAASEVNMIITEKGVMEVTDKGIILKELSPYSSIEDIKNSTEATLIIDEDLKVMEV
- the kce gene encoding 3-keto-5-aminohexanoate cleavage enzyme; its protein translation is MEKLIITAAICGAEVTKEHNPAVPYTVEEIAREAYSAYKAGASVIHLHVREDDGTPTQRKERYDECIKAIKERCPDVIVQPSTGGSVGMTSAERLEPVDLKPEMATLDCGTLNFGGDEIFVNTENMIKEFGKKMIDLGVKPEVEVFDKSMIDMAIRLCKKGFIKEPIHFSFVMGVNGGISGDLRDFIFLKESIPCGSTYSVAGIGRFEFTLAAASIISGGHVRVGFEDNVYIEKGVLAKSNGELVEKVVRLAKEFGREIANPTEARKILGLN
- a CDS encoding enoyl-CoA hydratase-related protein, yielding MVFKNLLTEIHGKICIVKINRPESLNALNEETYKEIHQCFSQLEKNDEIDVILLTGEGRSFVAGADISFMKDLSTKEAKEFGILGTNAFNAVENINKVVIAVINGFALGGGCELAMSCDIRIASDKAKLGQPEVTLGITPGSGGTQRLPRLVGLAKAKELIYTGNIIDAQEAKSIGLVNQVIEHDKLMEYALNMANKISSNAKLAVQYSKEAINKGIQVDETTSMFIESSLFGLCFSTEDQKEGMSAFLEKRKANFINK
- a CDS encoding Na+/H+ antiporter NhaC family protein; this translates as MGTVTAIIKLSPVLVLAGLMMSGYDALLAAPLATVYAALVASLVAKKKISDIIDACIKNAREMQIAFFILMMAYAMAEAFMSTGVGASIINIALGFGLTARTVAVVGVIVTSILSIATGTSWGTFAACAPIFLWLNHIVQGNMFLTLAAIAGGACFGDNIGLISDTTIVSSGIQRVEVVKRIRHQGVWSGLVLVCAVITFYVVSVAMGLPTEVGSPVEAINQIPESAWAALAEKRESAVALLNQVKSGVPYYMVIPLILVLVSAFKGVNTLLCLFLGIFASFVCGTFAGTVESPSAFLDLIYTGFEGAGSWVIVMMMWVAAFGGIMKIMDAFRPVSILIKRISGNVRQLMFYNGVLSVLGNAALADEMAQIVTIGPIIKELVEKNVKGSPQDIETLRLRNATFSDALGVFGSQLIPWHVYIGFYLGIANAVYPLASFTAMSIIKFNFMAYIAVGSILILTLTGLDRFIPRFALPSEPNVQLAGENEEVEVAAETEELA
- a CDS encoding acyl-CoA dehydrogenase, which translates into the protein MDFTLTKSQELFKQMITAFAENEVKPLAAEIDEEERFPVETVEKMSKTGLMGIVIPTQYGGAGGDQIMYTMAVEELSKVCGTTGVILSAHTSLGVAPILEFGTEEQKQKYLPKMASGEWIGAFGLTEPNAGTDAAGQQTTAWFDEKTNEWVLNGSKIFITNAGYAHVYIIFAMTDKSAGLKGISTFIVEADTPGFSVGKKEKKLGIKGSATCELIFEDCRIPKENLVGAIGKGFKIAMMTLDGGRIGIAAQALGIAGGALDETIKYVKERKQFGRALSQFQNTQFQIADMYAKVEASKHLVYKAAWKKSRKENYSVDAATAKLFAAETAMDVTTKAVQLHGGYGYTREYPVERMMRDAKITEIYEGTSEVQRMVIAGSLLK
- the kal gene encoding 3-aminobutyryl-CoA ammonia lyase, which encodes MTKSMIRLRMSSADAHYGGNLVDGARILQLFGDVATELLIKHDGDEGLFKAYSEVEFMAPVYAGDYLEVVGEITKVGNTSRAMSFEARKVIIPRADICDSAADFLEEPIVVCKAVGTCVVPKAVQRKG
- the kdd gene encoding L-erythro-3,5-diaminohexanoate dehydrogenase; translated protein: MKKGCKFGTHRVIEPVGSLPQGALKISNDMEIMSNEVLINVQTLNIDSASFTQIKEACNKDEKKMAEMIESIVAERGKMQNPVTGSGGMLIGTIEKIGPDFPDKNLKVGDKIATLVSLSLTPLKIEKIKKINISNDQVDVDAKAILFESGIYAVLPNDVPEKLALAALDVAGAPAQVEKLVKEGDTVCIIGGGGKSGILCCYQAMKNVGKTGKVIVFEYSEANAQRIRDLGLAHAVLVGDATKPVEIYNKINEITNGELCDVVINNVNVPGTEMSSILITKDDGVVYFFSMATSFTKAALGAEGVGKDVTMIVGNGYTKGHANLTLEIIRESKSIRELFEKLYV
- a CDS encoding acetyl-CoA C-acetyltransferase, with the translated sequence MEKIYIVAAKRTPIGSFLGSLNKISPSHLAGEVIKNILEETKVDPNNLDEVIIGNVLSAGHAQGVGRQSAIRGGVPYSVPAYSLNIICGSGMKAVMSAYQIIKSGEASLILAGGTESMSQAPHLLNHNIRTGIKMGDSLAKDHMILDALTDAFHGIHMGITAENIAEKHNISREEQDHFSIESQQKAITAIDSGRFKDEIVPIEVKDRKETIVVDTDEYPNRKTSLEKLSQLRPAFKKDGSVTAGNASGINDGAAILLIASESAVKKYNLTPLVEIVGVGQGGVDPLVMGLGPVPAIKNVLDKTGMKLEDMDILELNEAFAVQSLGVMKELCEMYSIDPAWFNDKTNVNGGAIALGHPVGASGARILTTLVHEMKKRKSEYGLASLCIGGGMGTAIIVKNVQ